The following coding sequences are from one Coffea arabica cultivar ET-39 chromosome 11e, Coffea Arabica ET-39 HiFi, whole genome shotgun sequence window:
- the LOC113717660 gene encoding MLP-like protein 43, whose protein sequence is MANNLVGKLEAEFELKSDADEFFHSFGAKAHQLPDLANEKVNRIEVHEGDWKTEGSIKLWTYVIDGKVEVFKDRLKIDEENKTITSEAIDGDCMKHYKNYIITLQVISRGDSSFAKYTIDYEKLNENEPSPTNYLDWLLHMGKDVDASLIKA, encoded by the exons ATGGCTAATAATTTAGTAGGTAAGTTGGAGGCTGAATTCGAGCTGAAGTCTGATGCTGATGAGTTCTTCCATAGCTTTGGCGCTAAAGCACACCAACTCCCAGATCTTGCGAATGAGAAAGTTAACAGGATTGAAGTGCACGAAGGTGACTGGAAAACTGAGGGCTCTATCAAGCTGTGGACTTATGTCATAG ATGGCAAAGTTGAGGTCTTCAAAGACAGGCTCAAAATTGATGAGGAGAACAAGACCATTACTTCTGAGGCAATAGATGGAGATTGCATGAAGCACTACAAGAACTATATAATAACGTTACAAGTTATCTCCAGAGGTGACTCCAGCTTTGCCAAATACACCATTGACTATGAAAAACTGAACGAGAATGAGCCTAGTCCAACTAATTATCTGGACTGGCTACTTCATATGGGGAAGGATGTGGACGCTTCACTTATCAAGGCCTAA